Within Sorghum bicolor cultivar BTx623 chromosome 2, Sorghum_bicolor_NCBIv3, whole genome shotgun sequence, the genomic segment GCAGCAGGGATTTCTGATCGATATGAGATGCACACGCATGGCGCGGCAGCTGTATATTTGTATATGTACTTGTTTCCTGACCCCCGGCTGGTACTgcagatcgatcgatcgagctgGTGCACCCTGAAACGACCGGTGACCCGAATTAGCAGCTGATTCATTTCATAGATATACCGATAAGCTCTGAGCCTCCTCTGATGATGATATTCCTTTCTTGTGTCACAGACTTCATTTCGATCTGATTGATGACCGCATGGAAAATGAATTCCTGTCACGGCTCTAGCTATACATACACTAGCAACAATATAATGCAAGGTGCCAAATAAATAATGAAGAGActttaaaaaaaacaataataatGAAGAGACTTTCTATATATCGATGTTAGGGTGCCTATTCATTGTTGTATACACACATTTTATATGACAGCGTGGACCACATTATTGAGCATCATTCTAAAAGAGTAACCTTCCGTGTATTCTCTATCACGTACTATATATATTAAACTCTGTATCACAACAATATCTTGGCGGGGCCGTCGTACTCGTACGTGTAATCATAATTCTGAAGTTGTTTACATACCTCTTTTGGTTTTCTGGTGGATCGGGTCCCGTTTCAACCAGCTAGCTTTTCATGCAACATGAAGGTTTCTTTTTAGTTCCCGCGTAAAACTCACGCGGAGCAGCTAAGCTAGCCATGGAAACGTAACACTCCTGCATTATACCTaatatactctctccgtccatTAGTCTCCTTCGTTTAAGCCTTGTGCACAGAGACCAAGAAGCATGAAAGACTCACGTCTTTTCAGTAAATTATTGTGGTCCAATTAATCTAATTAATGTGCATGCCTGCATGCAACCAATGAACAGTCAAGATGGCCCAAGTCCTGCATGGAGACGTGTGCAGACATCCAAGGAATGGCCATAATTACAGTCGATCACCTCAAGATGATGGAGATAATTGGAAGAAAAATTTTTGCTTAAATGATTGAGATAaatagacggagggagtaattcaTATCTAAAAGTGGCTGGGCAGCCACCTCTACAAATACTTTATTTCTATAGAGGTAGTGAGGTAGAGATAGCTGGCCCCATCGTCTATACAAATCATCAGAGACAGATCCAGCAGTGGGGCGAGCGGGGCTCTAGCCCCCCTCCCTTCCTACCCACCCACCCAGTGCCGAACCCATGGAGACCAAATTTTTGTCATGGATGCACCTTGAGGAGTGGGCTAAAGTTGtctagcccccccccccccacacacacacacacaccttaACATTATCTTAGATCCGTTTCTGTGCAAATCATTACAATAGTAGTGATCTATGTCTGAGACAGTCAAGTGAGTATGTAACGACACACATTAAGAACATGAGAAATATTGAGTGGAACTTGTAAACAGCATGTAATGTGGCATATActattgaagggtcgagatggcggactagagaggggtgaatagtcctttctaaaacttatcgcgccggctaaccgaaacaaatgcggaattaaaactatcggtctagccaagactacacccctctatctaagttctctagcaccttgcaaaagatcctaaacaagaaaacaaggtgctaccttagcaagagctcacctaactaaTTCTAGAagtaaggtcacacaaacctatgcaactagtactttgcaaaccgggagagctcctacacaaactagtgaggcaaagcgcacaaagcctaagctcactagcaagctcaataagaaggcaactaatgccaaattagagagcgcaacttacttagctacacaaactaagcaatgtgactaataaggttacacaaaccgaattagccacgcaagggaactacttctagctacacaagcaagaaggtaactagcaagctacacaagctaaactaattacaaaagcagctacacaagcacaagtatataaagaatgtaaatacaagctcgtgtatagcgaatgcaaaccaccgagaagagtagacaatgttgacacggtgatttttaccgaggttcacttggttgccaccaagctacgtcctcgttgtggcgatacacccacttgatggatcacgagctaattggcattccaaagccaaaccctcagcgggtgccgcacatccactctcaagatggggatcctccaagccacaagcaatccactagagttgctcttcgcgatccccgcggggtgagcaccgtacccctcacaatctcttctccggagcaccgcacaatctccttgcgtgcttcgacggagtcacaagccagccgtctaggaggtggcaacctccaagagtaacaagcaccaccggcttgcaacacgaacacctagtgccactcgatgcaacctCTCAATGTAACGCACAAGAATCACTCACtcactattgattcgcactcttgcaagcacaagtgagttagaggctttcctagcactccccaagcatggacactaagtcccaagggtgctcagcaccagccaaggccggccaccacttctatttatagccccaagggctaaactagccgttgccccttcactgggcaaaacacgtgggcaccggacgctcacagggagctaccggacgctcaacccccagcatccggtgctcaggcgtcagccacgtgtcactagccgtttgaactcgaccgttgctgccaacggctaccacgcacttgcgcctgacacagcaccaccggacgctcaactagtccacaccggccgcgtccggtgcacaccggacccgtgcgcagagagctccgcaaactcgtagggtcaccggacgcaagccaccggacgcaccctgagcgtctggtgctcaccggtCAGACACTCCTCGTGCGCACTCGCTGACGTCACACACCACCAGACGCTCGAACAGTAACCTCCCAGCGTACGGTGCCAGCGTCCAGTGCGCTCTGCACACCTGAgccacagacaccacaccggacgctttggaccagcgtccggtgcgagaaacactcccgcaacttctccaaatttcccaccggcgcaatagaaaatatacacttaattttctcaaaagcgccgaatctcacctcgcaagctcggcgggagggagagaggaacccacacccctctcaaccctaggaactccacctcctttgcaaatgtgccaacaccaacaagtgtacaccaccatgtgcaagtgtgttagcatttcacaaacattttcccaaaggagttagcctctcaacttgccacgccacttgatcctaacacgtatgcaaagttagatcgctcaagtggcactagatgacagatatgcaaacaagtttgcccctcttgatagtacggccatctatcctaaatccggtcataaacttctctacacacctatgaccggtgaaatggaaatgccctaggttatacctttgccttgcgctttccattccatctcctccaatgttgatgcaacacatgcaccaaccaatcaccaaatgatatgatccacttcatatcatcacgtgaccgtattggttcatcgatcttgacctcacttgctcttcaccattgcctcggtccatcggcgccaagtcttgctcaagcttcaccgtcacacgcggtccctcacttcaaagcctctgacttgcccttcactcttgcaatcggtccatcaagccaagcctcatcttgatcttctccaccttggtcacatgactccttgTCATGtctctcatatgcaatgagctcctctatcatcacatcatcacctgtggactaatctcctgtgtatctcacataaacactattagtctacctaagttgtcactcaattaccaaaaccaaacaaggacctttcaactaTCCATGTATATATATCAGGTTCAACAACTGCACCCTAAGCAAGACTATTGATTGGCATGTGAGCGTCAATATATGTATTGACGTGTAACTTTTCTTCTTTGTTGAATCCTCCTTCGCTGCCTTTGCCCCTACCGCCCGCGACACCCATTGACATCTCCTAATAATCCATATTGGAGGAGTCAACATGATGTCCTGTCGCTGCCAACCTCACCCACCACCTAACTGTCCACCCCCACTATTTGGCCCATGCCCTCCCTTAATCCCAGTTGGAGTTGGAAGAGGTAGACTAACGCCCCCATCGCCAACTCCTCTACTCGGCGTTGCCTCCGACGCTCATCaaaatactataccatcacCAGGCCTACAACCGCAGTTTGCCCCCTTCTTCTAAGGCCAAAGATGCTTCATTCCCTAATGATGGGGCGTCGTTGCCAGATTTCAAGGGGTTGTTGTCTACTTCCTCCGCCTCCAACCTCGTGAGTCCATGACAGTGCGTTCCCTGAGCATCAACATATCAGCCATAGTGGACGTGATTGTGGATGCTCCTAGGCTTCAGAAATCAGAACAAATTGCACTAAAAAGTGCATAGAAATTGAACAAAGAtacatatagatagatagattgatggatggatggatagaGCTTGACCATTAATTCACCAAAAATTCAAACCACGTTTGCAAGTTCTTCGCTGGACATCAATGCACCAAAAAAATCTTGACAGCAGACAATCTATGAAATGGTCAAACAATCCTACTTTGTATATTATACATATGCATGATCAATCCAGAAACACCCAAACGCCTCTATAAGACTTTCCCTTCACCAAAGAGGTCTAGACCATCGATCTGCCCTGGTTTGATTTCTTGGCATCTCCCGAAACCTGGATCTGTCAGGAACATCTACTGTGTGGACTGTGGAGGAAAGCAAAAAAATCATACAATCCAGAAGAGGAAGCAAAGGGATTTTTAAAGCATTATAGTTTATTTTTATGGAAAATTTGAAAGGAGCACAATGGAAGAACTTCAAAGttgcaaaaaaaatcaaagaaccTTTTAAAATGCATCTTTCCAGCCTTTATAGCTCGAACCGTCGACTTATTCAACCTTCCCCAACGTGCATCGATCATCTGGTGACTGAAGAATGTAACTCTGTCAATCCTTGATGAATGAATGAAGTCCTTGAATCGCAAAAAAAAGACTTATTCAACCTTGAGTCAAAATGTGTGGGGGGCACCTGACAACTAAAGGCCACTTGGAGCACCATATATACCAGTATTCTCACTTTCATCAGTTTTCTAAATTATACTCCCTTTCATCAGTTTTCTAAattatactccctctattcgTGAAAGCTTCAACTCATATAATCCATGCTAGTCaaaatttttaagtttgaccaactttatagaaaaaaacatcaatatctataacataaaatgaatatcttataaaaatatattttatgataaatctaatggtattaatttgatactataaatgttagtttttttctagaaatttggttaaagtttaaaaagtttgacttaagataACTCTAGAAGTTGAAGCTTTCGGAACAGATGATGTACAAGATTTTGGGATGTGCAACCCTCAGGATTCCTGTACACTATTTTCCGTGAAAATTCTGCATTCCAAATAGAGGGCGCGCGAGTGTGGTATGGTTTGACAAAACTGCATGCAGTAGACGTTGCTTCAAGCAGGGGTTCCTAGGAACAGTACAAGTCAAAGAAACTAACTACTTCTCGTCTTCTCGGAGCAGAATCAAATTAGGCTAACTTTTTCCCATCAGTTAGTTCATCCGTCTTAAGCTGGTGGCTTAGTTTAACCCCTGTGCATGTGTTTAATAATGGGGAATCTACACACTATCATGTCATACCCTTAGCCGTACAGATACCATGGATTTTGTATGAAATCTTCAGGCGAACGGTTGGTGATGCAGCTACTTGTATATCCGCATTGGGGGCCCTAGCTAGGTGGTGGGCTGGCGGCCTTATTGTCCTAAATTTATAATAGAATGTATATACATGTTGGGGCATTTTTTTTGAAGGGCAAATTTAGATTGGATATATAATGTACTACAAGTAGAGAGGCATTTTTTTAAGCAGTTATACCCAATTTGGCAATTTATATTGGATACCTAAATGTACTATACAAGTGTAAAGGGGTACCGACATGTTCCGTCTCACTCACTTCGCAAGagttttaaaaaaacaaaataaataccGTAgctctttcatttgtatttgataaatattcttcaactatagactaagtaagttcaaaagattcgtctcgtaaattataggtaaattatgcaattagttatttttttatttatatttaatgttctatgtatgtaccgtaagattcgatgtgacgagaaatttaaaaaaattcaaaatttttttgaaaactaaacaaggccatacggATATAAAGTAAGCAGCCTGTTCTTTCTCTGGTTGGGACGTTGTTGGGCATTCTGCTTTTTTATATTAAGAAATGTTTGGTCGGCTAAAATTTAACAGATATTATAGCATATTTATAATTATAGATTatagcaattagtgtccaatcataaactaattaggcttaaaaaattatctcataaattattctCTTTCTCTGACTatattttagttttataaatagtctatatttagactCAGCCACTTTTTTACTCGTATACTTGTTAGACGAGCAAAATTTTGTTTGACCTCATATATTTGCACAAGCGTGATAGAAACAACCCTGCAGAACGTATAAAGGTAATAGCAAGGGTTCCTCTAATCTGCTCATGGATTCCAAAGTGCATCGCTACCATAGAGCCTTTTTTTAGCTTTAGATGATGCAACCGACGCAGAGTCCTGTCCTGTCCGTAGGAACTAGAACGTAGAAGGCTTTCAAGCAGGTGTGCGATACGCGCAGATAAGAATCAAACCCGACCATGTACAAGTAAAAAATCTCAACAAAGGCAGTCTTGTACACCGGTACAGTATGTTTCAAGCGCTCCACAGGTTAAGTATATGCCATCAGTATTTTGGAAGATGCCACACATTCAGTTAAATCAGTTCATTTTGCGGCTGAAATGACATTGCTAGAGCCTTCTCCACAAGTGCAAACATGATAGACAAACGCATCCTGCAGAAGAACGTTGACACTTCATAGCATTCGAAAATGGCACCTGCAAGAACCAGAAGCCAACTTGGAATTAACAAAGTTATCAGCAAGGGAACAAGGAGCTTGTAGCTTGTTCACGAGTAAACAAATAAGCTTGCCACCTAGCAATCATTTGCTTTGATTCCAGGTGTTGGGACATTGGCATCAGATGGCGAAAATAAGTACAGCAAAACAAACAAAGAGCAGACATGGAAGAGGCAGCTGTCTTACTAATCAGTGGTCTAGTAGTTTATAGCTTGGTATGAACTTTTTGAAGATAAGCATAATAAGCATATATCTTTGTCAATCAAATCCTGCATTGCTAACTAATACTCATTTTTTAGTATGCAGATAAAATAGTACCCAAAAAAATCTAACTTGTTGCAAGTTGTAAGAGGTGTTCATTGTCCAATGTTGCTAATCTTCCAAGTGTATATCAAAAGGAAACTATAGATATCTGACAACCATTCTGCAGTGCACTAAAGCTAGCGATCTCATACTTGGGACTCTACATGTCACATTTATCTGGTATGAAATGAACTTGGTAGCACTAAATTGGAAGACTTGCGGCTTCCACATATGGATTTCTAAACAAGTGGACATGACTAACTGAACGACCTACCATGGCAACCAAAGCAACAAAATAAACACAACTGCAAGACACACATCCATAAAGTTCTTCAAAAGGGCAGTTCagctatgaaattttgtattgacTAGAAAGGTAATAAAAGGATTGATGCCCACTACCCAGATATAGTAAAACTTACCCCAGCAGTCCTCTTCCATGCCACTTTCTTGGTGTAATTGTTAAATTCATTGCTGACCCCTGGCGAATGATGACTAAAGATACATGACTATCCTCATTGGAAAGAGCTTCAGAGACGAGCCTTTCCTGCAATTGATCACCAGCTTCCACATTCCCAAACTTTACTATCTCATCTCCAAGTTGCAAACCATCCACAGAAGCAGGAGAACCATCTGTGATTTCATCAATCATGGCAAAAGGAAGTTTGGACACATGGTCCTCTTCCATAGGTTCACTTTGAGATGATCCAATGTGTGAAGGACTTGTTGTATCTGCATGAAATCAAATATCACAGAGATCAGAACTTTAATCACTTTCAGTTCAACAAGTCCCTGGGCCATCTTTGGTTAACTGGATGCCTTGGGTATaacatatatttttgcataaacaGAGATTTATCATAATAACAACATGGCTATTGCATACTAAAATTTAAGATCATTATTATcacttgattttttttctaaatattgtTTAACTTGATTATTCTATATTTCTGCCCTTACTCCTTCAAAACCAACAAGTTGGGTAGGCTAGAGTTGAAACCCAACATGAGCCCCTAGTCATGGTTCAGGTACGTCGATAGCTGCTTTCTAAGCACTCCTATCTAAACAAAGATCTCTAGGTATATTCTAACCCTTTAAATCTCTTTTTATTGCCTCCCCCCATGTCAGCTTCGGTCTTTCTCTACCTCTCCTCACATTGATATCTCGACTTAGGACTCCACAATGCACTGGTGCCTCAGAAGATCTCCTTTGGACATGGCCAAACCACCTCAACCTATGTTGAACAAGCTTTTCTTCAATTGGTGCTACCCCTAGACGGCCGCGTATATTATCGTTCCAAACTCGATCCATCCTTGTGTGACCACAAATCCAACGTAACATACGCTTTTCCGAGACACTACGTTGTTGGACATGTCGTCTTTTTGTAGGCCAACATTCTGTTCCATACAACATAGCGGGTCTAATCGCTGTTCTATAAAACTTGCCTTTAAGCTTTTGTGGTACCCTCTTGTCACAGAGAATGCCAGATGCTTGGCACCACTTCATCCACCCTGCTTTGATCCTATGgcaaacgtctgcatcaatatctCCATCCTTCTATAGCATTGATCCTAGATAACAAAAAGTATCTTTCTTAAGCACCACTTGACCTTCCAAACTCACCTCTCCCTCCTCGTGTGTAGCATTGCCAAAGTCGCATCTCATGTATTATGTTTATTATGTTTAGTTCGACTTACTCTAAAACCTTTGGACTTGGTTTGCTGCCACAACTCCAGTTTCCTATTTACTCTTGGCTTTCATCAACTAGCACTACATCATCTGCAAAAAGCATACACCAAGGGATGTTCCCTTGAATGTCCCTAGTCACTTCATCCAATACCAAGGCAAAGAGATACGGGCTCCAGGCTGACCCTTGATGAAGTACTATTTCAATTGGGAAGTAATCTGTGTTACCATCATTTGTTCGGACACTAGTCACGGCATTATTGTACATGTCCTTGATGAGGGTAACATGGTTGGGACTTTATGTTTGTCCAAAGCCCACCACATAACATTCCTTGGCATTTGCAGAACTATAAAAATGAATATCATATCATAAAAGATCATATCTATTCAAATTATTTTACATTTCAAATCTCATCTAGATTCTTGGTATTTTAGAAAATTCAATTGGACAAAGATTCAACAGGTTGCAGCATGCTACCGTTTGACAAGATACTGTTTGTATACTTACCAGACCTCCTCGAGGTTGATTGCTCATTCCTTGATAGCTTTGCTGAGTGTAAAATCTCCAGATTTTTATCAATTTTGTTCGTAACATCCTTGTGATCATTTCGCAATTCTGCAACAAGCATCAAACAATGTAAAATGGAAAGCATAACATTATACAACCACAACAAAGCCTTTTAGTCTATAGATAAAACCCAGCATGAGCCACCAACAAGAAGGGGAACAAAGGAAATGTATTTGAAGCAGACACATAAGACAACCAATCCACATTTTTAAATACATTTTAACAGCAAAGATAATTTTCTTTTACTCTACACTGTAAGCTCATGAGTCCAGCACAATCGAGTCTCTATCCTCTATCCCAATAGGCTTATACGGTCATACCTCGCCCACCTTTGGATGAAAACCCTAGCATTTTGTAGAAATTTATTAAATTTTTCAGCTGTGGACAACAGCAAAAGCATCGCATTTGTACTCTACCAGACTGCATCATCAGGCCACAGGCTTACTAGTGCCCTGTTAAGCAGAACAGGACTCTTGCAGCAACTCAATAGCCTACTGGACCAACTCATTCAATCAATTACACTAAGATCCCCTTTTCCTGGCTCCCCAAAAGCACCAAATTCTACTCCACCCATGGCAAATAGATTGAAGATGCATGCAAGTTGATAAACTAAACAGCTGGTTGAATAATTCTTATCACGAGTGAACATATAGCTCGCTAAACTGTAAGATATTGCGTCGCAACGAAAATCGAGCACAGCAATGGATACCAGCGAGCCTCCGGCGCTGGGCGAGCACGTTCGGGATGTCGATGTCGGACCTGGGGAAACCCTAAACCAACCGAGCCAAAACAAACAACGATTAGCGCTTAAACTGCGAAACTGAGAAGAAACTTCGGGTTTAGGCTAGGGTTTTGCGGATCTTAGGGGTACCTCGGCGTCGACGAGACCGCCGGTAATGCCCGGCCCGCCGGGCTCGGTGAGGCGGGCGATGATGGCGTCCATCTCCGCCTCCAGGCCACCCCGCTGATCCATCAGCTTCATCGTCTCCGCCTTCACGTCCGGCGCCACCATGATCcctccctccccctctctcgtCTGCAGCCGCGCAAGGAAACGGGACTGGTTCGCGAATCGTACTCAACGAGTCAGCGGTCTCTCAAGTCTCAACTCGTGTGGTGTGCAAGCAAGTCATGGACGGTTCGGTGGAATGACTGCGCACCGTTCGATCTGAAGCTAGTGGCTCAGATCGGATGGGTCCCTAAAACGGGCCTGGGCCGTGCGTGACGGCGGAGACGGCGCGTTTATTCCACGCAACACCGTCTTCTCTTCCAGAACCCTCTCATCTCCGCGTGCGGCGGCGCGAttccttgcttttttttttttccttcgacTTCGAGAGGCTGTGATTGTTCTTGAGTCGGATCCGGGTAACGGATTCGAGTTTGCGCCGGGCTTCTTCGGCTCCAGGTACTTCCAATCGGTAATAACCCTAATTCCTCGCTCCTGTTCATTGCTAGTAGCAAGCAGCCAAAGCACCTGTGTCGTTAGACTAGCAGAGTGGTGGCAAATAATGCTTGTTCTTGTTAAGGTGTTTATATGATTTGGTTTGCTTTTCACGTTGTTAGTTTGCGTACGGGAGAGAATAGTCGCTTCGATTTTGTCTTCAGGATTCTGCCGGGGGATTAGCCTGAAGGCTACGGGTTGCCACTGAACCCATAGAAGCAAAAATGCAGCATTCAAATGCTATATGTGGGGAATTGCAGAAAAAAAATGTCTAGGGCTCTAGACTACATTGTGTTTAGGAAAGACACCCGTGCCAACCAAACAGTCTTTGAATCACGAGCACAAATTACCAAGCTGTAGGAATTCCTTAGCACCTATGGATATTTCTCATTTTTTTCGTGCAGACCATTCATAGGAGCTCTTCACAAATATGTGAAGAACGAGCTCTGCGAGCCATAGAAGCAAAAATTGCACAATTGCACAATTGCACATCAAGGCCTAGTCTCTCTCCAATTCAAAGGTGGTTCACAATTGCACAAGCAGGACAAGTGGTAGAACAGCGTACTGACCAAGCAAAGCATTGCAAGATACATGCCAAAGTATCTTGTTCTTAATATAGCATGCATCTGTTAAGTGTTAACAGTGGATTATTGATAATCTAAATA encodes:
- the LOC8060257 gene encoding 26S proteasome non-ATPase regulatory subunit 9; translation: MVAPDVKAETMKLMDQRGGLEAEMDAIIARLTEPGGPGITGGLVDAEGFPRSDIDIPNVLAQRRRLAELRNDHKDVTNKIDKNLEILHSAKLSRNEQSTSRRSDTTSPSHIGSSQSEPMEEDHVSKLPFAMIDEITDGSPASVDGLQLGDEIVKFGNVEAGDQLQERLVSEALSNEDSHVSLVIIRQGSAMNLTITPRKWHGRGLLGCHFRML